In Chitinivibrionales bacterium, the following proteins share a genomic window:
- a CDS encoding acyltransferase: protein MTQYFKHESAYVDEPVDIGEGTKIWHFCHVMKNVKIGINCILGQNVSIASDVKIGDNVKIQNNVSVYTGTIVEDDVFLGPSCVLTNVTNPRAQINRHALYEKTNIRRGATIGANATIVCGTTIGRYAFIAAGAIVSKDVPDYALVMGVPGRQEGWMSRHGHILKSPDKKGIMKCPESGLRYKEIKKGVLRCMDLDEDAELPDGLKIGKVRYDDLKKKHRP from the coding sequence ATGACGCAATACTTCAAACATGAATCCGCATATGTAGACGAGCCTGTTGACATAGGAGAGGGAACGAAAATATGGCATTTTTGTCATGTCATGAAGAATGTAAAAATAGGGATAAACTGCATTCTCGGGCAGAACGTGTCCATTGCAAGCGATGTGAAAATCGGCGACAATGTAAAAATCCAGAACAATGTATCGGTGTATACGGGTACGATTGTTGAAGACGATGTCTTTCTCGGGCCTTCATGCGTTCTGACAAATGTCACCAATCCGCGCGCGCAAATCAACCGGCACGCATTGTATGAAAAAACAAACATTAGGCGAGGAGCAACGATCGGCGCTAATGCAACGATCGTTTGCGGAACTACGATCGGAAGATATGCATTTATAGCGGCCGGCGCTATTGTGTCCAAAGATGTTCCGGATTATGCTCTTGTCATGGGAGTGCCAGGGAGACAAGAAGGTTGGATGAGCAGGCACGGGCATATTTTAAAAAGCCCGGATAAAAAGGGGATAATGAAATGTCCGGAGAGCGGATTACGGTATAAAGAAATTAAAAAAGGCGTTTTAAGATGCATGGATCTTGATGAAGACGCCGAATTACCCGACGGTTTGAAAATCGGAAAAGTGCGGTATGACGATCTGAAAAAAAAGCATCGTCCCTAA
- a CDS encoding FdtA/QdtA family cupin domain-containing protein: MKTNVYDCTIIELDKRHREKGNLTVVENLETIPFSVQRVYYLYDVPGGESRGGHAHKELEQLVIAASGSFDVILDDARTKRTFTLNRPYQGLIIVPGIWREIANFSSGSVCLVLASLNYDEKDYFRSYIDFIDYKSSLSEK; this comes from the coding sequence ATGAAGACAAACGTTTACGATTGTACAATAATTGAATTGGACAAAAGGCACCGCGAAAAGGGAAATCTGACGGTTGTAGAAAATCTGGAAACCATCCCTTTTTCTGTCCAAAGGGTTTACTATCTATATGACGTGCCCGGTGGTGAGTCAAGGGGTGGTCATGCCCACAAGGAATTGGAGCAGCTTGTCATAGCGGCAAGCGGCAGTTTTGACGTGATCTTAGATGACGCCAGGACGAAGCGGACATTCACGCTAAACCGACCATACCAAGGGTTAATCATTGTCCCAGGAATTTGGCGGGAAATCGCGAACTTTTCCTCAGGATCTGTTTGTCTTGTCTTGGCATCGCTTAATTATGATGAAAAGGATTATTTCAGGTCATACATCGATTTTATCGATTATAAAAGCTCACTTTCAGAAAAATAA
- a CDS encoding DegT/DnrJ/EryC1/StrS family aminotransferase: MEVPFLSLKDISHKYSDEINKVIKRVVDSGWYLQGKENRTFETNYSNYIGTKNAIGVANGLDALIWILRGYIEMGVMKPGDEVIVPANTFIASILAITDNDLVPVLIEPKIADFQIDDHLIETAITSKTKAIMIVHLYGQCAYTVKIHELCRKYNLKLIEDNAQAHGCMFGRIKTGALGDAAGHSFYPGKNLGALGDAGAVTTNDDALAAIVRTLANYGSTKKYVYKFKGRNSRLDEIQAGVLNVKLRHLDEDIKLRRRVAELYIENIRNDRITLPMVADWNAHVFHIFAIRSKKRDDLQKHLSDNGIQTLIHYPIPPHKQECYKEWHSLSLPITELIHREVLSLPMSPTLDDKQVRYVIDVVNKW; the protein is encoded by the coding sequence ATGGAAGTTCCATTCCTGTCATTGAAGGATATTTCGCACAAATACTCAGATGAAATCAACAAGGTAATCAAGCGCGTCGTTGATTCCGGATGGTATCTGCAAGGCAAGGAAAATAGAACGTTCGAGACAAACTATTCAAACTACATAGGAACTAAGAATGCAATTGGCGTAGCAAACGGATTGGATGCACTTATATGGATTCTGCGGGGATATATCGAGATGGGAGTAATGAAACCCGGGGATGAAGTTATTGTTCCGGCAAATACCTTTATTGCCTCAATCCTTGCAATTACCGATAATGATTTGGTGCCCGTATTGATTGAACCCAAAATAGCGGATTTTCAAATAGACGACCATTTAATTGAAACCGCAATCACATCAAAGACAAAAGCGATAATGATCGTACATCTATACGGGCAATGTGCATACACTGTAAAAATTCATGAACTCTGCCGAAAGTATAACCTTAAGCTAATTGAAGACAATGCGCAAGCTCATGGATGCATGTTTGGCAGAATTAAAACAGGGGCTCTCGGCGACGCGGCGGGCCACAGCTTTTATCCCGGAAAAAATCTAGGGGCTTTAGGAGATGCCGGCGCTGTCACAACAAATGATGATGCATTAGCAGCAATAGTTCGCACGCTTGCTAATTATGGTTCAACAAAGAAATATGTCTACAAATTCAAGGGACGAAACAGCCGACTTGATGAAATTCAGGCTGGGGTACTTAATGTCAAGCTGCGACATCTTGATGAGGATATTAAATTGCGAAGGCGTGTTGCAGAACTATACATCGAAAACATAAGAAACGACCGCATAACACTCCCTATGGTTGCGGATTGGAACGCCCACGTTTTTCATATTTTTGCCATCCGTAGCAAGAAACGTGACGATCTTCAGAAACACTTAAGCGACAACGGCATTCAGACGCTAATTCATTATCCCATCCCTCCTCACAAACAGGAATGTTATAAAGAGTGGCATTCGTTGTCGCTGCCAATTACAGAGCTGATCCATAGGGAAGTGCTAAGCCTGCCGATGAGTCCAACCCTTGATGACAAACAAGTTAGGTACGTCATAGACGTGGTAAATAAATGGTAA
- a CDS encoding Wzz/FepE/Etk N-terminal domain-containing protein has protein sequence MEHLPVQPQTTPLSRPRDPDEINLLEYIYALVKHKKLIIGLTLLGIVGGYVAALVKGPMWVAEAMIAPKERESQKSTSLADLGALGGLVASQLNLDQGSASLNTMEMILDSRDFGAKLIEKDSLLPFIYKYQWPGKYKKYWDQSRNTWKPNFVKPNPLAMGGFIKKKYVKKTKDTKKNVIVLTIQTKDSAFTSTFATTYMDYLNEYIRTKVQTEAKENVAYLDSELVNIADPLLRTKILGLLASEIEKEMVVSREAFKVADPLYIHKTFKEKRLLPLVFGVGLFFLSCVIIVFIHAFSTFDKTEEERDLIEKIIKELDLLPARKK, from the coding sequence ATGGAACACCTTCCAGTCCAACCGCAGACAACGCCCTTGTCACGGCCGAGAGACCCGGATGAGATCAACCTGCTCGAATACATCTACGCGCTTGTTAAGCACAAGAAGCTGATAATAGGGCTCACGCTGCTGGGAATTGTCGGCGGCTACGTTGCGGCGCTTGTCAAGGGGCCGATGTGGGTGGCGGAGGCGATGATAGCGCCGAAGGAACGCGAGTCGCAAAAATCAACGTCACTTGCCGATCTCGGCGCGCTCGGAGGCCTTGTTGCCAGCCAACTGAACCTCGACCAAGGCAGCGCGAGCCTGAACACGATGGAGATGATACTTGACAGCAGGGACTTCGGGGCAAAGCTTATAGAGAAGGACTCCCTGTTGCCGTTTATTTACAAATATCAATGGCCGGGAAAATACAAGAAATACTGGGACCAATCGCGAAATACATGGAAACCTAATTTCGTTAAACCGAACCCGCTCGCCATGGGCGGTTTTATTAAGAAGAAATACGTCAAGAAAACCAAAGACACTAAGAAAAATGTAATTGTATTAACCATCCAAACGAAAGACTCCGCATTCACAAGTACTTTTGCAACCACATATATGGACTATCTCAATGAATATATTCGAACAAAGGTCCAAACTGAAGCAAAAGAGAACGTGGCTTATCTTGACAGTGAACTTGTCAATATCGCTGACCCATTACTTAGGACGAAAATTCTCGGGCTCCTTGCGAGTGAGATTGAAAAAGAGATGGTGGTAAGCAGAGAGGCGTTCAAGGTTGCGGACCCCTTGTATATCCACAAGACCTTTAAGGAGAAGAGACTTCTTCCGCTGGTTTTCGGGGTTGGATTGTTCTTTTTGAGCTGCGTTATTATAGTGTTCATCCATGCGTTCAGCACTTTCGATAAGACTGAGGAAGAGCGGGACCTTATCGAAAAGATAATAAAAGAGTTGGACCTGTTGCCGGCAAGGAAGAAATAG
- a CDS encoding Gfo/Idh/MocA family oxidoreductase, translating into MGKTFALIGAGGYIAPRHLQAIKDTGNVLVAACDPKDSVGVLDKYFFDVHFFTEFERFDRHAEKLRRKGTPVEYVSICSPNYLHDAHMRFAMRIGANAICEKPLVLNPWNLDALAELEQESGKKISTILQLRVHPALIKLRENILKVKKVQKHKIVLTYITSRGNWYLVSWKGQLDRSGGLATNIGIHFFDLLIWLFGSVQRSEVHVSMPRKTGGFLELERATVQWFLSIDKSDLPSQAVAQNKTTFRSITMDEKEIEFSEGFANLHTKVYEETLVGNGFGIEDVRPSISLAHEIRIATPTGIKAESHPFLTKASL; encoded by the coding sequence ATGGGAAAAACATTCGCATTAATCGGAGCGGGCGGATATATCGCGCCGCGGCACTTGCAGGCAATCAAAGACACGGGAAACGTGCTCGTGGCGGCGTGTGACCCCAAGGATTCGGTAGGCGTACTTGACAAATATTTTTTTGATGTTCATTTTTTTACGGAATTCGAACGCTTTGACCGCCATGCAGAGAAGCTGCGTCGCAAGGGCACTCCCGTTGAATACGTCAGCATCTGCTCGCCGAATTACTTGCATGATGCGCATATGCGATTTGCCATGCGGATAGGAGCCAATGCGATCTGCGAGAAACCGCTCGTGCTCAACCCGTGGAACCTTGACGCTCTTGCGGAGCTGGAGCAGGAGAGCGGGAAAAAAATAAGCACCATTCTGCAGCTTCGCGTGCATCCGGCGCTCATTAAGCTGCGCGAGAACATTTTAAAAGTAAAAAAGGTTCAGAAACATAAGATCGTCCTTACCTATATTACTTCTCGAGGAAATTGGTACCTTGTATCATGGAAGGGACAGCTTGATCGGTCGGGCGGACTAGCAACGAACATCGGCATACATTTTTTCGACCTCCTCATATGGCTCTTTGGTTCAGTCCAGCGCTCCGAAGTTCATGTTTCCATGCCGAGAAAGACCGGCGGATTTCTGGAACTTGAGCGCGCCACCGTGCAATGGTTCCTTTCAATTGATAAAAGCGACCTTCCTTCGCAGGCTGTCGCCCAGAACAAAACAACCTTCCGATCGATCACCATGGACGAGAAAGAGATAGAATTCTCGGAAGGTTTCGCAAACCTTCATACAAAAGTGTACGAAGAAACACTGGTAGGAAACGGTTTCGGCATAGAGGATGTCAGGCCTTCCATTTCGCTTGCCCACGAAATACGGATCGCAACGCCGACGGGAATCAAGGCGGAATCGCACCCATTTCTCACAAAGGCAAGTTTATGA
- a CDS encoding HAD hydrolase-like protein, producing MNIILDLDGTLIDAKRRLFTLFCDLTKQTLLAIDDYWELKRAMYDNSYILKNYFSYSEAEIGAFNRKWLDQIEESNYLRLDTMFPFTIDVLDKLLQQDINLLMITARQFKPNTLQEINRFAIAKFFSAIFVTEGHKTKEELLRSSGLEFHSEDLLVGDTGIDIQTGKSLNVRTFAVLSGFRNRSMQLKYRPDFIADDMRNIVEVLK from the coding sequence ATGAACATTATCCTTGATCTTGACGGAACGCTTATAGACGCAAAACGCCGTTTATTCACGCTATTTTGCGATCTAACAAAGCAGACACTATTGGCAATTGATGATTATTGGGAATTAAAGCGCGCCATGTATGACAATTCCTATATTTTAAAAAACTATTTTAGTTATTCTGAGGCTGAAATTGGTGCTTTTAACAGAAAATGGCTTGATCAGATAGAAGAAAGCAACTATTTACGGCTTGATACGATGTTTCCGTTTACTATTGACGTTTTAGATAAGCTGCTTCAACAGGATATTAATCTGCTTATGATAACAGCAAGACAGTTCAAACCAAATACACTACAGGAAATTAACCGCTTTGCAATTGCAAAATTTTTCTCGGCTATTTTTGTCACAGAAGGTCATAAGACAAAAGAGGAACTACTACGATCTTCCGGATTAGAATTTCATAGTGAAGATCTGTTGGTTGGTGATACAGGAATTGATATTCAAACCGGGAAATCGCTGAACGTAAGGACATTCGCAGTTTTGTCGGGCTTCCGGAATAGATCTATGCAGCTAAAATACAGGCCAGATTTTATTGCAGATGATATGCGGAATATTGTTGAAGTATTGAAGTAA
- a CDS encoding FdtA/QdtA family cupin domain-containing protein, producing the protein MTKACIINLPKVLDKRGNLSFMEGELHIPFEIVRTYWIYDVPGGEIRGGHAYKENQEFIVALSGSFDVLIDDGTQKKTFSLNRSYYGLYVPQMYWREMQNFSTNSLALVIASTKFDEDDYIRDYRNFILQTQNKVSK; encoded by the coding sequence ATGACAAAGGCCTGCATAATTAATCTACCCAAAGTGCTTGATAAAAGGGGAAACCTTTCATTTATGGAAGGCGAACTACACATTCCATTTGAAATAGTAAGAACGTATTGGATATACGACGTGCCAGGAGGAGAAATTCGAGGGGGGCATGCATATAAGGAAAACCAGGAATTCATTGTTGCTCTTTCTGGTAGCTTCGACGTTTTAATAGACGATGGGACACAAAAGAAAACATTCAGTCTAAACCGATCATATTATGGTTTATATGTTCCACAAATGTATTGGCGCGAGATGCAGAATTTTTCAACCAATTCGCTCGCATTAGTAATTGCGTCAACCAAATTTGATGAAGATGACTATATCCGCGATTATAGAAATTTTATCCTTCAAACGCAAAACAAAGTTTCGAAATGA